In a genomic window of Novosphingobium sp. KA1:
- a CDS encoding MarR family winged helix-turn-helix transcriptional regulator: MTQAAPNLDDLIANPEGPLAQFLCFSVYSTGLAFNRLYKPLLDRLGLTYLQYITLIALSRREDQTVKELGEALFLESNTLTPLLKRLEASDLLTRRRDTADERVVRLALTAQGREVLREARCVPGEVLEATGMAVEELIALNDQLKVLRGNLQAGAR; the protein is encoded by the coding sequence ATGACCCAGGCAGCTCCGAACCTCGACGACCTGATCGCCAATCCCGAAGGCCCGCTGGCACAGTTCCTGTGCTTTTCGGTCTATTCCACCGGGCTGGCGTTCAATCGGCTCTACAAGCCGCTGCTCGATCGGCTGGGGCTGACCTACCTCCAGTACATCACGCTGATCGCGCTCTCGCGGCGGGAAGACCAGACGGTGAAGGAACTGGGCGAGGCGCTGTTCCTCGAATCCAACACGCTGACCCCGCTGCTCAAGCGGCTTGAGGCAAGCGATCTCCTGACCCGCCGCCGCGACACCGCCGACGAACGGGTGGTGCGCCTTGCGCTGACGGCGCAAGGCCGCGAAGTGCTGCGCGAGGCGCGCTGCGTGCCCGGTGAAGTGCTGGAAGCGACCGGCATGGCGGTGGAGGAACTGATCGCGCTCAACGACCAGCTAAAGGTACTGCGCGGCAACTTGCAGGCGGGCGCGCGCTGA
- a CDS encoding organic hydroperoxide resistance protein, which yields MSINPLYKTSATATGGRDGQARTDDGRFAVTLGTPRELGGNDQGNNPEQLFASGYAACFLGAMKFAASQDKDLPRVPADASVNATVGIGPRSDKGFGLAVALVVSLPGVDRAAAEALVAEADTICPYSHAVRGNIEVTLSVA from the coding sequence ATGTCGATCAATCCGCTCTACAAGACCAGCGCCACCGCCACCGGGGGTCGCGACGGCCAGGCCCGCACCGATGACGGCCGCTTTGCCGTCACCCTCGGCACCCCCAGGGAACTGGGCGGCAACGACCAGGGCAACAACCCCGAACAGCTTTTCGCCTCGGGCTATGCGGCCTGCTTCCTCGGTGCGATGAAGTTCGCGGCCAGCCAGGACAAGGACCTGCCCCGCGTGCCTGCCGACGCCAGCGTCAATGCCACCGTCGGCATCGGCCCGCGTTCGGACAAGGGTTTTGGCCTTGCCGTAGCCCTGGTGGTTTCGCTGCCGGGCGTCGATCGCGCCGCCGCCGAAGCGCTGGTCGCGGAAGCCGACACCATCTGTCCCTACAGCCACGCCGTGCGCGGCAACATCGAGGTCACGCTGTCCGTCGCCTGA
- a CDS encoding UvrD-helicase domain-containing protein, whose amino-acid sequence MTSLGEQLAKLNLDAGDLKAQEARIQQSSRTTPRLGKHKGNSPMLALPVIGAVSRIEAGRGFGFLIADGGREEIFFHIKGRAGPRDHQAQLPDVGARVLFMLGSDQRQGKSRIAAQWLPLSEISQLSASPSLTQAQLDSIRRAELAGLAWPRFWTLLRADWYRSRWNNDAPTDLADPVLEEVLKARIATLSPPELEGTALWGKLAQARYGFVAGWSAARLDLAFDLTLFTLPQLLALGVPQRDWMRRAAPSLRAKLMEWHLHSRSAQDSPEDWSEWFAGTQEFEAALAGHVLASGLALDPFLEAWIGALADKGLLEGPGLDAWVADKPALALALFEKLSIDRRAELVAGWRTNPETLSAELSRVPTLLSWQALSIDLETDGERIWEVGCAQADAANLLYRESAGTTPTMALAQLVEKAGAAAVVVGHNLLAWDWPIICKATGTETIPLIWDTLLVQFLIEPQAASHALGGEHRADGDAQAALALFRRQLSLLPADFARRVLLGEFADAAQLLDAMARVLEGSAYHPRTAPEALLNKAEMGRLLVLPRDRIAAFDWVPDVVVAPAGSSVRLPCDLCEIDAALLERTLRESAPLSPAAAVVLGVARMTAAQRISLRRNMIPRWVTDVDQALAQALDRACITPRGGRFRIAEMPRDLAWWRDTDPNTYILAEPDNVIVLPDPASAHLGDPEGLLRDWSTTSLVRMANDGPVTHWIVPDRPADILEVAGGIDAFVTLTLELIEPQGAAMDFAALPVRPVLITRRHHVLHPHARDQAGYWQDVLRTCWEVSQHRAGATPILLIGSSQSPELVRMLEAGLAEVGLGEVRPSYRSRREHLSRAARKGFVVVDVLANWPQWQSIAGSADLSLQPVVEALPLEQWYACAQRRVAETQALPHNVRTSEILEALPKLIPGHLSKWLHATGFAQRSVAPVLIDPRLSSVVRGLAEKVDVLALHEAPFSDADTARLDSVMSALRLEREEAPSGYAAMEQFLVKHWQGGSDAAPGFKDTQRGPMEAISARTSHVLVSLPTGEGKSVLFQVPALCRGLRNRRLTLVISPLKALMRDQAEGLRQRGFAVSADYLNSDLRQYEVDEVMQGVLDHRIVLLYVAPERLRSPIFLKALEKRMKADGGLEHVVVDEAHCVNQWGYEFRPDYFHATHLLLERCRKCQASPEAEPTPFLLLSATITASDRERLEAFLSGVTGDAPRLPLLARPDTFANPIRSHIAIRPQRVPGAGSAGLAAALAARLPVILDAMAQARRNSEETKQRSAVIVFVQTRKLAKTLADELAKQTGANVGFYHAGLDAGLREEVHADFSLGRLDVLVATKAFGMGMDIPHIHWVLHFSPSGYLEDYLQEVGRIGRGVAEREKAKLNLLSAVLPHSSADFDRIRDLRARNTLERHAVEDIYREVREHAQAEQEGLLSIVPAHGFKSTGSETERRAATTRMRMALYWLERAGKLRLCTSLPDVMTITLRPSLLETLRREKGPIGELAGLLLGLVTPGQEGADQGRGSLTRLLEGLADRIGLGLSRSPGGGRFAAGNGVTSVAEIEAVINLTQIRFQSETMKTNDDVLACLVDLEKRGAVSLRRDIEFQLRNLAKTLTAEEIAALFALVDTAAITVLRQLNGTGRVSFEPLDLADLGPLAMQAPMPDGKQPTGAEMRKLEARNRDIEAAYISGLRTVLRACDVKLQQIVMPDETVPWEATLAVSDNVNAMARRKALIAGAQSLFAVVRTLQDKIAVAEVIDRVRAANAHKRFSHIALKQTAGLLSALKLVSMSAELREFSHVVLLRDEGETDEEAVWRELTEINDLAEARNLAMEVFANLRPDAQDSFIRGYFEKPDAGQLKDFLETQLGEIEPEESEQGTGGQTGSRIAQMQEQLRATKAVELFDRFRQSEEPAQWQAVSHPFDQHLLVNAGPGAGKTFVLVGRIAHLIREQRIQPSQIVVLAFNRAVVFEIRRRIRELFKSLGYAAHASRVRVSTIHSFALRHLGRDGGDQSETDMKTVLPTFARRMETDEAFRRTVAGDVRCILVDEFQDVTEDIYTVLRNLHRGSEERAGVMVIGDDDQDILRWNRPDGAFSEKYFDRFVADFGGETLTQLLLAVNFRSAGQIVDRSQKMIAAFFAENERSRRRKMTLLTASQAAPEAVSVERVDWNGQSFEEAVAQVPAIWQQSEARGGETLAILCRSNAEVAQAHRLLEPHIPGIRVQGTANLRTATLRHHALWLEFLNRELEQRDATLTDDLKRQLVGTFRQTTKIPECSEDTPNRIDGIEALWDLCCQEREFPHISTLIRFIEGMHGDDIIRLSGNTAGSPSVTVSTIHKVKGLEFDNVVVLPSVTPFGMAGNRAAPDLVGASAEEARLVYVAMTRAKRGLWYFMGDREACWARRRPVPFAGLSMQGLVLEGSPEEVGLGWAMSASAFNSDPAQCQAYIEREVRVGDRIELGGSGMGAGKGLMHRSPSGELRQIGFVARKFGTGSRDADLKVSGVIRFHPQEPGEAATASDSVNWGYAVLIAGRLR is encoded by the coding sequence ATGACGTCGCTCGGTGAGCAGTTGGCGAAGCTGAATCTGGATGCAGGCGACCTCAAGGCGCAAGAAGCTCGGATTCAACAATCCTCACGCACCACGCCGCGATTGGGCAAGCATAAGGGTAACAGTCCGATGCTGGCACTGCCAGTTATCGGTGCGGTATCCCGGATCGAAGCGGGGCGTGGCTTCGGATTTCTGATCGCGGATGGGGGACGGGAAGAAATCTTCTTCCACATCAAGGGGCGGGCCGGGCCTCGCGATCATCAAGCACAGCTGCCTGACGTGGGAGCCCGCGTACTGTTCATGCTGGGCAGCGATCAGCGGCAGGGCAAGAGCAGGATTGCGGCGCAATGGCTGCCGCTTTCCGAAATCTCGCAGCTTTCGGCTTCTCCGTCGCTGACGCAGGCGCAGTTGGATAGCATTCGCCGCGCTGAGCTGGCTGGGTTGGCCTGGCCGAGGTTCTGGACGCTGCTGCGGGCCGATTGGTATCGCAGCCGCTGGAACAACGATGCGCCGACCGATCTTGCAGATCCGGTGCTGGAGGAGGTGTTGAAGGCGCGCATTGCCACACTTTCGCCGCCCGAATTGGAAGGCACGGCACTGTGGGGCAAGTTAGCGCAGGCGCGCTATGGCTTCGTTGCGGGATGGTCCGCAGCCAGGCTCGATCTCGCCTTCGATCTCACGCTGTTCACGCTGCCGCAGTTGTTGGCGCTTGGCGTCCCGCAGCGTGACTGGATGCGCCGCGCGGCACCGTCGCTGCGCGCAAAACTGATGGAATGGCACCTCCATAGCAGGAGCGCGCAGGACTCCCCGGAAGATTGGAGCGAATGGTTCGCCGGTACGCAGGAATTCGAGGCCGCACTTGCCGGGCATGTTCTTGCATCCGGGTTGGCCCTCGATCCGTTTCTTGAAGCGTGGATCGGCGCCCTTGCAGACAAGGGCCTGTTGGAGGGGCCGGGGCTGGATGCCTGGGTCGCGGACAAGCCGGCGCTTGCGCTTGCTCTGTTCGAGAAACTGTCTATCGATCGCAGGGCAGAACTCGTGGCGGGCTGGCGCACCAACCCGGAAACGCTGAGCGCGGAACTGTCGCGCGTGCCAACGCTGCTTTCCTGGCAGGCGCTGTCGATCGATCTGGAAACCGATGGCGAGCGTATCTGGGAGGTCGGTTGCGCGCAGGCCGACGCAGCGAACCTGCTTTATCGCGAGAGTGCTGGCACCACGCCCACGATGGCGCTGGCTCAATTGGTGGAGAAGGCAGGGGCGGCGGCCGTCGTTGTAGGTCATAATCTGCTGGCGTGGGACTGGCCGATTATCTGCAAAGCCACCGGCACAGAGACCATTCCGCTGATCTGGGACACGCTGCTGGTGCAGTTCCTAATCGAACCGCAGGCGGCCTCACACGCGCTCGGCGGGGAACATCGCGCGGACGGTGATGCGCAGGCGGCCCTAGCGCTGTTCAGGCGACAACTCTCCCTTCTGCCCGCCGATTTCGCGCGCCGGGTGTTGCTGGGCGAGTTCGCCGATGCCGCGCAACTGCTGGATGCGATGGCGCGGGTGCTGGAGGGCAGTGCCTATCATCCCCGTACCGCGCCGGAAGCCCTGCTGAACAAGGCGGAGATGGGCCGCCTGCTTGTCCTTCCCCGCGATCGTATTGCAGCGTTCGACTGGGTGCCCGATGTGGTGGTCGCCCCCGCAGGTTCTTCGGTCAGGCTCCCTTGCGATTTGTGCGAGATCGATGCGGCGTTGCTGGAGCGGACGCTACGGGAGAGCGCTCCACTCAGCCCGGCGGCCGCCGTTGTACTAGGCGTTGCCCGTATGACCGCCGCGCAGCGTATATCGCTACGCCGCAACATGATTCCGCGCTGGGTGACGGATGTCGATCAGGCGCTGGCGCAGGCGCTCGACCGCGCCTGCATCACGCCGCGCGGCGGGCGGTTCCGGATTGCAGAAATGCCGCGCGATCTTGCCTGGTGGCGCGATACGGATCCGAACACCTACATCCTGGCCGAACCTGACAATGTGATCGTCCTGCCCGATCCCGCCAGCGCGCACCTTGGCGATCCCGAGGGGCTGCTGCGTGACTGGTCGACGACATCGCTGGTCAGGATGGCGAATGACGGACCGGTCACACATTGGATCGTGCCGGATCGACCCGCCGACATTCTGGAGGTGGCAGGCGGCATCGATGCTTTCGTCACCCTGACGCTGGAGCTTATAGAGCCGCAGGGCGCTGCGATGGATTTCGCGGCGCTGCCCGTCCGCCCGGTGCTGATCACGCGGCGGCATCACGTCCTGCATCCTCACGCGCGCGATCAGGCAGGGTACTGGCAGGACGTGCTGCGTACATGTTGGGAAGTATCGCAGCACCGCGCCGGTGCTACGCCCATCCTGCTGATCGGTAGTTCGCAGAGCCCTGAGCTTGTCCGAATGCTGGAGGCCGGGCTGGCCGAGGTCGGCCTTGGTGAAGTGCGCCCATCGTACCGCAGCAGGCGCGAGCACCTGAGCCGCGCCGCGCGTAAAGGCTTCGTGGTCGTCGATGTGCTGGCCAACTGGCCGCAATGGCAATCGATCGCTGGCAGCGCGGACCTGTCGCTGCAACCGGTGGTCGAAGCGCTGCCGCTGGAGCAGTGGTACGCCTGCGCGCAACGTCGCGTGGCGGAAACCCAGGCCCTTCCGCATAATGTGCGTACTTCCGAGATACTCGAAGCTCTGCCCAAGCTGATCCCGGGCCATCTTTCCAAATGGTTGCATGCGACTGGGTTTGCGCAGCGTTCTGTCGCACCAGTTCTGATCGACCCGCGCCTGTCGTCCGTCGTGCGTGGCCTTGCTGAAAAAGTCGACGTTCTGGCTTTGCACGAAGCGCCGTTCAGCGATGCCGATACCGCGCGGCTCGATAGCGTCATGTCGGCCTTGAGGCTTGAGCGCGAGGAAGCGCCTTCGGGCTATGCCGCGATGGAGCAGTTCCTCGTCAAGCACTGGCAGGGCGGCAGCGATGCGGCGCCCGGCTTCAAGGACACGCAGCGCGGGCCGATGGAAGCGATCAGCGCACGCACCAGTCATGTGCTGGTGTCGCTGCCGACCGGGGAGGGCAAGTCCGTCCTGTTCCAGGTGCCTGCGTTGTGCCGGGGCCTACGCAACCGGCGACTGACCTTGGTGATCTCACCGCTGAAGGCACTGATGCGCGATCAGGCTGAGGGTTTGCGCCAGCGCGGCTTTGCGGTCAGCGCCGACTATCTCAACAGCGATCTGAGGCAGTACGAGGTGGATGAGGTCATGCAGGGGGTGCTCGATCACCGCATCGTCCTGCTTTACGTGGCGCCGGAACGGCTGCGTAGCCCGATCTTTCTGAAAGCGCTGGAAAAGCGGATGAAAGCAGACGGGGGGCTTGAGCATGTCGTCGTCGACGAGGCGCACTGCGTCAACCAATGGGGCTACGAGTTCCGGCCCGATTACTTCCATGCCACCCATCTGTTGCTGGAACGATGCCGGAAATGCCAGGCGTCGCCGGAGGCGGAACCTACGCCGTTCCTGCTGCTGTCCGCCACGATCACCGCATCCGATCGCGAAAGGCTGGAAGCGTTCCTCAGCGGCGTGACCGGCGATGCACCCAGACTGCCGCTACTGGCGAGGCCGGATACTTTTGCCAATCCGATCCGTTCGCACATCGCAATCCGCCCGCAGCGGGTGCCGGGAGCAGGCAGTGCCGGTCTGGCAGCCGCGCTTGCCGCCCGGCTGCCGGTCATCCTCGATGCCATGGCGCAGGCGCGCAGGAACAGCGAGGAGACGAAGCAGCGCAGCGCCGTGATCGTCTTCGTGCAGACACGCAAACTGGCCAAAACACTGGCCGATGAACTTGCCAAGCAAACGGGGGCCAACGTCGGCTTCTACCATGCGGGGCTGGACGCCGGGCTGCGCGAGGAGGTGCACGCCGATTTCAGCCTGGGCAGGCTGGACGTGCTCGTGGCCACCAAGGCCTTCGGGATGGGCATGGATATCCCGCACATCCATTGGGTGCTGCACTTCTCGCCCTCGGGCTATCTGGAGGATTACCTGCAGGAAGTCGGCCGCATCGGTCGCGGCGTGGCGGAGCGCGAGAAGGCGAAGCTGAACCTGCTGTCGGCAGTGCTGCCGCATTCGAGCGCCGACTTCGATCGGATACGTGACTTGCGTGCCCGCAACACCCTTGAGCGGCATGCAGTCGAAGATATTTATCGGGAGGTCCGGGAACACGCGCAGGCCGAGCAGGAAGGGCTACTGTCGATCGTGCCCGCGCATGGCTTCAAGTCCACCGGATCCGAAACCGAACGCCGCGCTGCCACCACCCGGATGCGCATGGCGCTCTACTGGCTTGAGCGGGCGGGCAAGCTGAGGCTGTGCACGTCGCTGCCAGACGTGATGACAATCACCCTGCGTCCCTCACTGCTGGAAACCTTGCGCAGAGAAAAGGGGCCGATCGGGGAACTGGCCGGTCTCCTCCTCGGGCTGGTCACGCCGGGGCAGGAAGGAGCAGATCAGGGACGTGGAAGTCTGACCCGGCTGCTGGAAGGGTTGGCAGACAGGATCGGTCTTGGTCTGTCGCGATCGCCGGGCGGTGGTCGTTTCGCGGCGGGAAATGGGGTGACGTCGGTCGCCGAGATCGAAGCGGTGATCAACCTGACGCAGATACGCTTCCAGAGCGAAACCATGAAGACCAACGACGACGTACTCGCGTGCCTTGTCGATCTGGAGAAGCGCGGCGCGGTATCGCTGCGCCGAGATATCGAGTTCCAGTTGCGCAACCTTGCCAAAACACTGACGGCAGAGGAAATTGCTGCTCTGTTCGCGCTGGTCGATACGGCTGCGATCACGGTACTGCGTCAGTTGAACGGCACTGGGCGCGTCAGCTTCGAGCCGCTGGACCTCGCCGACCTCGGCCCGCTGGCCATGCAGGCGCCCATGCCGGATGGAAAGCAACCTACCGGGGCGGAAATGCGTAAGCTGGAAGCGCGCAACCGGGATATCGAAGCGGCCTATATCAGCGGATTGCGCACGGTGCTGCGGGCATGCGACGTCAAGCTGCAACAGATCGTGATGCCTGACGAGACGGTGCCATGGGAAGCAACACTGGCCGTTTCGGACAATGTCAACGCGATGGCCCGTCGGAAGGCGCTGATCGCCGGGGCGCAGTCGCTTTTTGCGGTCGTTCGCACGCTGCAGGACAAGATCGCGGTTGCCGAGGTAATCGATCGCGTCCGCGCTGCAAACGCACACAAGCGCTTCAGCCACATCGCGCTGAAGCAGACTGCCGGTTTGCTCTCGGCCCTGAAGCTGGTGAGCATGTCCGCCGAGCTTCGCGAGTTCTCGCACGTCGTCCTGCTTCGCGATGAAGGTGAAACTGACGAGGAGGCGGTCTGGCGCGAACTCACCGAGATCAATGATCTTGCCGAAGCGCGTAACCTGGCGATGGAAGTTTTCGCCAATCTGCGACCCGATGCGCAGGATAGCTTCATCAGGGGCTATTTCGAGAAGCCCGACGCCGGGCAGTTGAAGGACTTTCTCGAAACCCAACTGGGCGAAATCGAGCCCGAAGAAAGCGAACAGGGGACGGGCGGGCAGACCGGCAGCCGCATCGCGCAGATGCAGGAACAGCTGCGTGCGACCAAGGCGGTGGAGCTGTTCGACCGGTTCCGCCAATCAGAAGAACCAGCCCAGTGGCAGGCGGTCAGTCATCCTTTCGATCAGCACCTGCTGGTCAACGCTGGGCCGGGCGCGGGCAAGACATTCGTACTTGTCGGGCGCATCGCCCACCTGATCCGCGAACAGCGGATTCAGCCCTCGCAGATCGTCGTCCTGGCTTTCAATCGCGCGGTCGTGTTCGAGATCAGGCGGCGCATCCGCGAACTGTTCAAGTCGCTCGGTTATGCCGCGCACGCGTCGAGGGTGCGCGTCTCGACGATCCACTCCTTCGCCTTGCGCCATCTCGGGCGCGACGGCGGGGACCAGAGCGAAACGGACATGAAAACCGTGCTCCCGACCTTCGCTCGTCGCATGGAAACCGACGAGGCCTTCCGCCGCACTGTTGCCGGGGACGTGCGCTGCATCCTGGTGGACGAGTTCCAGGACGTGACCGAGGACATCTACACCGTCCTTCGCAACCTTCACCGGGGTAGCGAGGAGCGCGCAGGGGTGATGGTGATCGGTGATGATGATCAGGACATCCTGCGCTGGAACCGCCCGGACGGCGCCTTTTCCGAAAAGTATTTCGATCGCTTCGTTGCGGATTTCGGCGGCGAGACGCTGACGCAACTGCTGCTGGCGGTGAATTTCCGCTCCGCCGGGCAGATCGTCGACCGCAGCCAGAAGATGATCGCCGCGTTCTTTGCCGAAAACGAGCGATCACGTCGGCGCAAGATGACGCTCCTGACTGCAAGCCAGGCTGCACCTGAAGCCGTCTCCGTCGAACGCGTGGACTGGAACGGTCAGTCATTCGAAGAGGCGGTCGCGCAAGTCCCCGCAATCTGGCAGCAGTCCGAGGCGCGGGGCGGCGAGACGCTGGCGATCCTGTGCCGCTCAAACGCGGAAGTGGCGCAGGCCCATCGCCTGCTGGAACCGCACATCCCCGGCATCCGTGTGCAAGGCACTGCCAACCTGCGCACGGCTACGTTGCGCCATCATGCGCTGTGGCTGGAGTTCCTGAACCGCGAACTGGAACAGCGCGACGCAACGTTGACGGACGACCTCAAAAGGCAGCTGGTTGGCACCTTCCGCCAGACCACCAAGATTCCCGAATGCAGCGAAGACACGCCGAACCGCATCGACGGGATCGAGGCGCTTTGGGACCTATGCTGCCAGGAGCGCGAATTTCCCCACATCTCCACCCTGATCCGCTTCATCGAGGGCATGCACGGCGACGATATCATCCGCTTGTCCGGCAATACCGCCGGCAGTCCATCGGTGACCGTCTCGACCATCCACAAGGTAAAGGGTTTGGAGTTCGACAATGTAGTCGTGCTGCCCTCCGTCACGCCATTTGGCATGGCGGGCAACCGCGCAGCGCCGGATCTGGTCGGCGCCTCGGCCGAAGAGGCCCGCCTGGTCTATGTCGCGATGACGAGGGCCAAGCGCGGACTATGGTACTTCATGGGCGACCGCGAAGCGTGCTGGGCGCGGCGGCGCCCGGTGCCGTTTGCCGGCCTGTCCATGCAAGGGCTGGTGCTGGAGGGATCACCCGAAGAGGTTGGCTTGGGCTGGGCGATGAGTGCCAGCGCCTTCAATTCGGATCCCGCACAATGCCAAGCTTATATCGAGCGTGAAGTCCGCGTCGGTGATCGCATCGAACTGGGCGGTTCCGGTATGGGCGCGGGCAAGGGTCTTATGCATCGCAGCCCGTCCGGCGAACTGCGGCAGATCGGTTTCGTCGCCAGGAAGTTCGGTACAGGCAGCCGCGATGCGGATTTGAAAGTCAGCGGCGTGATCCGGTTCCATCCGCAGGAACCAGGCGAGGCAGCAACCGCATCTGACTCAGTAAACTGGGGCTATGCCGTACTTATCGCCGGACGTCTGCGCTGA
- a CDS encoding anti-phage deoxyguanosine triphosphatase yields MSWLARREGWTPQQEDARDDGDIDYARVIHSASFRRLQGKTQILNLGDSDFYRTRLTHSLEVAQIAGGIAHQLEKSFPGHEATALLPDRGTIHSIGCTHDFGHPPFGHGGEIALNYCMREAGGFEGNGQTLRILARLESFSAGAGANLSRRTMLGVLKYPVAFSTLANPSIVPTLCEGPSMIKVLDGRSCKPPKCYHDSEQDVVDWILDPLSAADREAFQSFALQEGKHAKPLYKALDCSIMDAADDIAYGVHDLEDAIALDLVSRDAFAAALQDKCPSFLNALKAKYPGESENDVFAQMVDGLFNNAASRKRFIGRLVHHFLTAVQFVERPQFAEPFLRWSARVASPQREMLDALQDFVVREVIASPAVQHLEFKGQGMVIAVFEAMQADPKRLLPREELAKFEGSGGNLRVICDYVAGMTDMHLLKTYERLFSPRMGSVFDRL; encoded by the coding sequence ATGAGCTGGCTTGCTCGCCGCGAAGGCTGGACCCCGCAGCAGGAAGACGCCCGTGATGATGGCGACATCGACTATGCCCGCGTCATCCATTCCGCCTCGTTTCGGCGACTCCAGGGAAAGACGCAGATCCTGAATCTGGGCGACAGCGACTTCTATCGCACCCGCCTCACCCACTCGCTCGAAGTCGCCCAGATCGCCGGCGGTATCGCCCACCAGTTGGAGAAGAGCTTCCCGGGGCATGAGGCAACCGCGCTGCTGCCCGACCGGGGAACGATCCACTCGATCGGCTGCACGCATGACTTTGGCCACCCGCCTTTTGGTCATGGCGGCGAAATCGCGCTCAACTACTGCATGCGCGAGGCCGGCGGGTTCGAGGGTAACGGTCAGACGCTGCGCATCCTTGCCCGGCTTGAAAGCTTCTCTGCCGGCGCAGGCGCGAACCTGTCACGGCGCACGATGCTCGGCGTCCTCAAGTACCCTGTCGCCTTCAGCACTCTGGCGAACCCTTCGATCGTTCCTACGCTTTGCGAGGGACCATCGATGATCAAGGTACTCGACGGGCGCTCGTGCAAGCCTCCCAAGTGTTATCACGACAGCGAGCAGGACGTGGTCGACTGGATTCTGGACCCGCTTTCGGCGGCCGATCGCGAGGCCTTCCAGAGCTTTGCCCTGCAGGAAGGCAAGCATGCCAAGCCGCTGTACAAAGCACTCGACTGCTCGATCATGGATGCCGCGGACGACATCGCCTATGGCGTCCATGACCTCGAGGACGCGATCGCCCTCGACCTCGTAAGTCGTGATGCTTTCGCGGCCGCACTGCAGGACAAGTGCCCCTCGTTCCTCAACGCGCTCAAGGCGAAGTATCCCGGAGAGAGCGAAAACGACGTCTTTGCGCAGATGGTCGATGGACTCTTCAACAACGCGGCTTCGCGCAAGCGCTTCATCGGCCGTCTGGTCCATCACTTCCTGACCGCCGTCCAGTTCGTGGAGCGCCCGCAGTTTGCCGAACCCTTCCTGCGTTGGAGTGCGCGCGTGGCCTCCCCCCAGCGCGAGATGCTCGATGCCCTGCAGGATTTCGTCGTACGCGAAGTGATCGCCTCGCCTGCCGTCCAGCACCTGGAATTCAAGGGTCAGGGCATGGTCATCGCCGTATTCGAAGCCATGCAGGCGGATCCGAAGCGTCTGCTGCCTCGCGAGGAACTGGCAAAGTTCGAGGGTTCCGGCGGCAATCTCCGGGTCATCTGCGACTATGTCGCAGGCATGACCGACATGCACCTGCTCAAGACGTACGAGCGGCTGTTCTCACCGCGAATGGGCTCGGTGTTCGACAGGCTCTAG